One stretch of Fictibacillus sp. b24 DNA includes these proteins:
- a CDS encoding helix-turn-helix transcriptional regulator, whose protein sequence is MELNKRQQKIIEIVKDNGPITGEQIADQLDLTRATLRPDLAILTMAGYLDARPRVGYFYTGKTGSQLLTEKVKKIKVAEFTSIPVVVQDSATVYEAICTMFLEDVGTLFIINKNGHLAGVASRKDLLRASMGKQEINSIPINIIMTRMPNITYCFKEDYLLDIAHILIGKQIDCLPVVKRSNEESGLEVVGRITKTNITKAFVELAHDELL, encoded by the coding sequence ATCGAACTAAATAAGAGGCAGCAAAAAATTATAGAGATTGTTAAAGATAATGGACCAATAACCGGAGAGCAAATTGCAGATCAGCTGGACTTAACAAGAGCGACTTTGAGACCAGATCTAGCTATTTTAACGATGGCAGGGTACCTGGATGCAAGACCAAGAGTAGGGTATTTTTATACAGGTAAGACGGGTTCACAATTGTTAACCGAAAAGGTAAAAAAGATTAAAGTTGCTGAGTTTACTTCTATTCCAGTGGTTGTTCAGGACTCAGCTACTGTTTACGAAGCGATTTGCACAATGTTTTTAGAAGACGTCGGAACACTATTTATTATTAATAAAAACGGACATCTGGCAGGGGTCGCTTCACGAAAAGATTTATTGAGAGCAAGTATGGGGAAACAAGAAATAAACAGCATTCCAATAAACATTATCATGACAAGAATGCCTAATATAACGTATTGTTTTAAAGAGGATTACTTGTTAGATATCGCTCACATTTTGATTGGAAAGCAAATCGACTGTCTTCCAGTAGTTAAGCGTTCGAACGAAGAAAGCGGTCTTGAAGTTGTTGGCAGAATAACAAAGACCAATATCACTAAGGCTTTTGTCGAACTAGCGCATGACGAATTACTATAA
- a CDS encoding NfeD family protein, which translates to MLCLLWGIYGLISTQHVFSAGKGKTVTFIPVEHEVERGLEAFLERSIKKAEEDGTDHIVLEIYTPGGRVDAALHIAKVMRETEIPITAYVVKNAFSAGAYIALNADQIVMKPSTTIGSAAVIDGQGNAAGQKAESAWKAEMLAAAELNDRDPLYAEAMVDPDIEISALNVKKGDLLTLTASEALKVGYAEKIAQDRQELLSYLNLEDAKVLESNPTFADKIARFVTNPVVVPILLSLGSLGLVLELYTPGFGLAGSIGALSLMLFFYGHMIAGLAGWEAIILFGVGLVLIILELFLPGGIMGILGVAAMLTGLILAGGSLSGILIAIAIAIVVTIIGSYFFIKSFGYNGPLKRLVLFDSTSSEKGYLSHQERIDLTGRTGVTATPLRPSGSVKVDEEYLDVVTEGSYIEKGQLVKIVKVSGGRVVVRSVENNE; encoded by the coding sequence ATGCTTTGTCTTTTATGGGGGATATACGGTTTGATTTCTACACAGCATGTTTTCTCTGCTGGAAAAGGGAAGACTGTAACTTTTATTCCAGTTGAACATGAGGTTGAGAGAGGTCTCGAAGCTTTTTTAGAACGAAGTATTAAAAAAGCAGAAGAAGATGGTACTGATCATATTGTACTTGAAATCTACACACCAGGAGGCAGAGTAGACGCCGCATTACATATAGCAAAAGTCATGCGGGAAACAGAGATTCCGATTACGGCTTATGTCGTGAAGAATGCTTTTTCTGCAGGAGCTTATATAGCTCTTAATGCCGATCAAATTGTCATGAAGCCTTCTACTACCATTGGATCAGCAGCTGTTATCGATGGCCAAGGTAATGCGGCAGGTCAAAAAGCAGAATCTGCATGGAAGGCAGAAATGCTAGCAGCAGCCGAGCTGAATGACAGAGATCCATTGTATGCTGAAGCAATGGTAGATCCAGACATCGAGATATCAGCTTTGAATGTAAAAAAAGGAGATTTGCTAACGTTAACAGCTAGTGAAGCTTTAAAGGTTGGTTACGCTGAGAAAATTGCTCAAGACAGGCAGGAGCTTTTATCGTACTTAAACTTAGAAGATGCTAAAGTTTTAGAATCCAATCCTACATTTGCTGATAAGATAGCCCGGTTCGTTACAAATCCAGTAGTTGTACCGATCTTACTTTCATTAGGAAGCCTAGGCCTCGTTTTAGAGCTATATACACCAGGATTCGGGCTTGCAGGCTCAATCGGAGCGCTATCATTAATGTTGTTTTTTTATGGCCACATGATTGCAGGTCTTGCTGGCTGGGAAGCCATTATATTGTTTGGTGTCGGATTAGTTCTGATCATATTGGAGTTATTTCTGCCTGGAGGAATTATGGGCATACTGGGGGTGGCAGCAATGTTAACGGGGTTGATACTCGCTGGCGGTTCGCTATCTGGAATTCTGATCGCGATTGCAATCGCAATTGTTGTAACAATTATAGGGTCTTACTTTTTTATTAAATCTTTTGGATACAATGGGCCTTTGAAACGGTTAGTTCTTTTTGATTCAACCAGTTCTGAAAAAGGTTACCTCTCCCATCAAGAGCGTATAGATCTAACTGGCAGAACAGGTGTAACAGCTACACCATTGAGACCATCAGGCAGTGTGAAGGTTGATGAGGAATATCTCGATGTTGTTACAGAAGGCTCTTATATTGAAAAAGGTCAACTAGTAAAGATTGTAAAAGTTAGTGGAGGACGTGTCGTTGTCAGATCAGTTGAAAATAATGAATGA
- the ybeY gene encoding rRNA maturation RNase YbeY translates to MILHVEYLNEIDENSTEFQELLTKVLEKAAEMEETGQAEVSVTIVTKERIQEINSEYRQKDSVTDVISFAMEEMGEDETEIIGGEETRFLGDIIICLDVAKQQAEEYGHSLDREMGFLAVHGFLHLLGYDHMNEEDEKRMFGRQEEILEQYGLSR, encoded by the coding sequence ATGATACTACATGTAGAGTATTTAAACGAAATTGATGAAAACAGTACAGAATTTCAGGAACTTTTAACAAAGGTACTTGAAAAAGCGGCTGAAATGGAAGAAACAGGCCAAGCGGAAGTATCTGTAACCATTGTAACCAAAGAAAGAATTCAAGAAATTAATAGTGAGTATCGCCAAAAAGACAGCGTAACAGATGTGATTTCTTTTGCCATGGAAGAGATGGGTGAAGATGAGACAGAAATTATAGGCGGAGAAGAGACGAGGTTTCTAGGAGACATTATTATCTGCTTAGATGTTGCTAAACAACAGGCTGAAGAGTATGGACACTCTTTAGATAGAGAAATGGGCTTCCTTGCTGTACACGGTTTTCTGCATTTGTTAGGTTATGACCATATGAACGAAGAAGATGAAAAGAGAATGTTTGGCAGACAAGAAGAAATATTGGAGCAATACGGATTAAGCAGATGA
- a CDS encoding HD family phosphohydrolase — translation MSNIRHLLSNYFRLSVATVSFIVMGIILFSLLVSNVTPNVVDVNVYERAPRDIQSPITIPLEDQTEARKRLAEESVKNEYTFNKDLALLQAEALKDLFDLVITINKSEEEKKDDEAPLSMDQKLEQIKDSIDKSEISDETYTALAQASVTELNNMKNLGPDVVNKVLSNPIMVEEVEEARNEAVQLIRENSNLSYSLRNATEEITRSFIIANRTLDTEKTRQKRKEASDKVEEVVIREGEVLVKSGSVITPEIFDRLKKVGLLDQEMKTYPYYGLFLFVLIVMAGLYYFMKEEREKEHFRKYVTIYALLFTLTLVVMKVLSISTNLGLTSLMYAVPVAAGAMMIKMLFNEELAVVSTIIFAFSAALIFNEQTAGNFNFIMSMYVLFNGISGIVFLGKTQQRSKILQAGFFVSFIAILTVASVLLLQNGKFTSLQIGLDLGCAAISGFVSAVLTLGLLPVIESSFNILSVTKLIELSNPNHPILRKVLMEAPGTYHHSIMVANLSEAACESIGANGLLARVGSYYHDVGKTKRPHFFIENQMNMENPHDKIAPQLSKTIITAHPYDGADMLRAEKIPKEIIDIAEQHHGTTLLKFFYHKAAKLTDKEVAESDFRYPGPKAQTKEVAIIGISDAVEAAVRSLSKPTPVKIDGIIRKIINDRLEDGQFDECDITLKELDTVAKTLTETLKGIFHSRIEYPEETKKVEKQ, via the coding sequence TTGTCCAATATCAGGCATCTTTTGTCCAATTACTTTCGTTTAAGTGTAGCAACAGTATCCTTTATTGTTATGGGCATCATTTTGTTTTCCCTTTTAGTCAGCAATGTTACTCCCAATGTAGTGGACGTCAATGTTTATGAGCGTGCTCCTAGGGATATCCAATCTCCTATTACGATTCCGCTTGAAGATCAGACGGAAGCGAGGAAAAGGCTGGCTGAAGAGAGTGTTAAGAATGAATATACCTTTAATAAAGATCTCGCTTTACTTCAAGCAGAAGCCTTGAAAGATCTATTTGATCTAGTTATAACCATTAATAAGTCAGAAGAGGAAAAAAAGGATGACGAAGCTCCGCTATCCATGGATCAGAAGCTGGAACAGATAAAAGATTCAATAGACAAATCTGAAATATCTGATGAGACATATACTGCTTTGGCTCAAGCGAGTGTAACAGAATTAAACAATATGAAAAATTTAGGTCCGGATGTTGTGAACAAGGTATTATCCAATCCTATCATGGTTGAAGAGGTAGAAGAGGCTAGAAATGAAGCTGTTCAACTGATCCGTGAAAACAGCAATCTGTCTTATTCTTTAAGGAATGCTACAGAAGAAATCACTAGAAGTTTTATTATTGCGAATAGAACGCTTGATACTGAGAAAACAAGACAAAAACGAAAAGAAGCAAGTGATAAAGTTGAAGAGGTTGTGATTAGAGAAGGAGAAGTCCTAGTTAAAAGTGGGTCGGTAATCACACCTGAAATCTTTGATAGGCTCAAAAAGGTTGGATTACTGGATCAGGAAATGAAAACGTATCCGTATTATGGTTTGTTCCTCTTTGTGTTGATCGTAATGGCTGGTTTGTATTATTTTATGAAAGAAGAGCGCGAGAAGGAGCATTTTAGAAAATATGTAACAATCTACGCCTTATTGTTCACGCTTACCCTCGTCGTGATGAAAGTATTAAGTATCAGTACCAACCTTGGTTTAACAAGTCTCATGTATGCCGTTCCTGTTGCTGCAGGTGCGATGATGATCAAGATGCTCTTTAATGAAGAGCTCGCAGTTGTTTCTACGATTATCTTTGCTTTTAGTGCAGCTTTAATCTTTAACGAACAAACAGCAGGAAACTTTAACTTTATCATGAGCATGTATGTTTTATTTAACGGAATTTCTGGAATTGTGTTTCTAGGCAAAACACAGCAGCGTTCGAAAATCCTTCAAGCTGGATTTTTTGTATCATTTATTGCCATCCTAACTGTAGCGAGTGTTCTATTGTTGCAGAACGGAAAGTTCACATCACTGCAAATAGGATTAGATCTTGGCTGTGCAGCCATTTCTGGTTTTGTCTCAGCTGTACTTACGCTAGGGTTGTTACCTGTTATAGAGTCTTCTTTTAACATATTGTCAGTAACAAAACTTATCGAACTATCTAATCCAAATCATCCTATATTGCGAAAAGTGCTGATGGAAGCACCGGGTACTTATCACCATAGCATCATGGTAGCCAATCTTTCTGAAGCAGCTTGTGAATCTATTGGTGCTAATGGACTTCTTGCAAGAGTGGGTTCATATTATCACGATGTCGGAAAAACGAAACGCCCCCATTTTTTTATAGAGAATCAAATGAATATGGAGAATCCGCATGACAAGATTGCTCCACAATTAAGTAAGACGATAATAACGGCGCATCCCTACGACGGGGCTGATATGCTTAGAGCAGAAAAAATACCGAAAGAGATTATTGACATAGCTGAACAGCATCACGGAACGACTTTGTTAAAATTCTTTTATCATAAAGCAGCTAAGCTAACAGATAAGGAAGTCGCAGAATCAGACTTTCGATATCCTGGGCCAAAAGCACAAACAAAAGAAGTTGCAATTATCGGTATATCTGATGCTGTTGAAGCGGCTGTTCGATCATTATCGAAACCGACACCAGTTAAAATCGACGGAATCATTCGAAAGATAATAAATGATAGACTTGAGGATGGACAGTTTGACGAATGTGACATTACCCTTAAAGAACTGGATACGGTAGCTAAGACATTGACCGAAACATTGAAAGGAATTTTCCATTCCAGAATTGAGTATCCAGAAGAAACGAAAAAGGTGGAAAAACAATGA
- the yqfD gene encoding sporulation protein YqfD, producing MKTNWNHIKGYIRVEIIGQDSSSFINTCIQSGIQIWDIQPLDHSRVLVSISLSDVRKAKVILKENKLRIRIKEKKGTPFLLNRMWKRNGFILGMASFIFVLFLLSNMIWNINVTGANPKTEYELRKAAVEIGVTKGKFIFLLPNVREIQRELTEKMDNVTWIGVTQHGTSYRLEVVEKEIPETKPITGPRHLVATKEAVIHSVFVEKGQPIVGVNDYVKKGSLLVSGLIGKEKKPQLVSAKGKIWGEVWYQTEVEVPLNTSFQTYTGEYKNRHYVSLFGLNLPIYGFSDGEFKDKTETLNESPLYLAKWKMPFSYIKKEIRETDGVKRSYTKAEAIEVGKKMAKKELGKKLPEDAKIKGEKVWQQNVSNGKVKLTMLYQVIENIASEQPIPIQQGE from the coding sequence ATGAAAACCAATTGGAATCACATAAAAGGCTATATAAGGGTTGAAATTATTGGACAAGATTCTAGCTCTTTTATAAATACTTGCATACAATCTGGAATACAGATATGGGATATTCAGCCTCTTGATCATAGCCGCGTACTCGTCTCCATATCCTTATCTGATGTAAGAAAAGCAAAAGTCATTCTAAAAGAAAACAAATTAAGAATTAGAATAAAAGAAAAGAAGGGTACACCTTTTCTATTGAATAGAATGTGGAAAAGAAATGGTTTTATCCTAGGGATGGCCTCTTTTATCTTTGTGCTTTTTTTATTATCTAATATGATTTGGAATATAAATGTTACGGGGGCAAATCCTAAGACTGAATATGAGTTAAGAAAAGCCGCTGTTGAAATAGGAGTGACGAAGGGGAAATTTATTTTTCTATTGCCTAACGTTAGAGAGATTCAGCGGGAATTAACAGAAAAAATGGACAATGTCACATGGATCGGTGTTACTCAACATGGTACCTCATATCGCTTGGAAGTAGTTGAAAAGGAGATACCTGAAACAAAACCGATTACCGGCCCAAGACATCTTGTCGCAACGAAAGAAGCTGTAATTCATTCTGTATTCGTTGAAAAAGGACAACCCATCGTTGGTGTGAATGATTATGTTAAGAAGGGGTCCTTATTAGTTTCTGGGCTTATAGGAAAAGAAAAAAAACCACAGCTCGTAAGTGCAAAAGGGAAGATCTGGGGAGAAGTATGGTATCAAACAGAGGTGGAAGTTCCTTTAAATACTTCTTTTCAAACGTACACAGGAGAATATAAAAACAGACATTATGTATCCTTGTTTGGTTTAAATCTTCCGATATACGGATTTTCTGATGGAGAATTTAAAGACAAAACGGAAACACTAAATGAAAGCCCTCTTTACTTAGCGAAATGGAAGATGCCCTTTTCTTATATAAAAAAAGAAATCAGGGAAACGGATGGAGTCAAGCGCTCCTACACGAAAGCAGAAGCCATCGAAGTTGGTAAGAAGATGGCAAAGAAAGAATTAGGAAAGAAATTGCCTGAAGATGCAAAAATTAAAGGTGAAAAAGTTTGGCAACAAAACGTCTCGAATGGTAAAGTTAAATTAACGATGCTCTACCAAGTAATTGAAAATATTGCATCTGAACAACCTATACCTATCCAACAAGGAGAATGA
- a CDS encoding YqzL family protein — MKEFTWKVFCETGSIDTYLLYKELDHEITALSAVIPYEESLEEPPFH; from the coding sequence ATGAAAGAATTTACTTGGAAAGTATTCTGTGAAACGGGCAGTATTGATACCTATTTGTTATACAAAGAGCTAGACCATGAAATAACAGCATTATCAGCAGTTATTCCTTATGAAGAGTCTCTTGAGGAACCTCCATTTCATTAA
- the floA gene encoding flotillin-like protein FloA (flotillin-like protein involved in membrane lipid rafts) — translation MLEFGSIASIVIIGLIVIGLAVLFTFVPVMLWISALAAGVRVGIFTLVGMRLRRVIPNRVVNPLIKAVKAGLGLSTNQLESHYLAGGNVDRVVNALIAAHRANIELSFERAAAIDLAGRDVLEAVQMSVNPKVIETPFIAGVALDGIEVKAKARITVRANIDRLVGGAGEETIIARVGEGIVSTIGSSETHKKVLENPDLISQTVLSKGLDAGTAFEILSIDIADIDIGKNIGAELQTDQAMADKNIAQAKAEERRAMAVANEQEMKARVQEMRAKVVEAEAEVPMALAEALRSGNMGFMDYMNMKNIMADTTMRESISKSSNTDKENNDDKGRKI, via the coding sequence ATGTTAGAATTCGGTTCTATCGCAAGTATTGTAATTATCGGACTCATTGTTATTGGTTTAGCAGTATTATTTACTTTTGTCCCAGTAATGCTATGGATCTCAGCATTAGCTGCAGGTGTTAGAGTGGGAATCTTTACTTTAGTAGGGATGAGATTAAGAAGGGTTATTCCGAATCGCGTAGTTAACCCATTAATCAAAGCTGTAAAAGCTGGATTAGGCTTGAGTACCAATCAGCTTGAGAGTCATTACCTGGCTGGAGGGAACGTAGACCGCGTCGTTAACGCATTAATTGCTGCACACCGTGCAAATATAGAACTGAGCTTTGAAAGAGCCGCAGCAATCGACTTGGCAGGACGTGATGTACTTGAAGCCGTTCAGATGAGTGTTAACCCAAAAGTAATAGAAACTCCTTTCATTGCCGGTGTGGCTTTAGATGGAATTGAAGTTAAAGCAAAAGCTAGAATCACGGTTCGTGCAAACATCGACCGCCTTGTAGGGGGAGCTGGAGAAGAAACAATTATCGCCCGTGTTGGTGAGGGGATCGTAAGTACAATCGGTTCATCTGAAACGCATAAAAAAGTTCTTGAAAATCCAGATTTAATTTCTCAAACGGTATTATCAAAAGGACTGGACGCAGGCACAGCTTTCGAAATTCTATCCATTGATATTGCGGATATTGATATCGGTAAAAACATTGGGGCTGAACTTCAAACAGATCAAGCTATGGCTGATAAGAATATTGCTCAAGCAAAAGCCGAAGAGAGACGTGCCATGGCCGTTGCTAATGAACAAGAGATGAAGGCAAGAGTTCAGGAGATGAGAGCAAAAGTTGTGGAAGCAGAAGCAGAGGTTCCTATGGCTTTAGCAGAAGCGCTTAGATCAGGAAACATGGGCTTTATGGATTATATGAACATGAAGAACATTATGGCAGACACAACGATGCGTGAATCCATCAGCAAGTCCTCTAATACAGATAAAGAGAACAACGATGATAAAGGACGGAAGATTTAA
- a CDS encoding cytidine deaminase → MNKEQLMDQAKLAREKAYVPYSKFQVGAALLTSEGKVYMGANIENAAYSLTCCAERTALFKAYTEGDKKFSAIAVVADTKRPVPPCGACRQVISELCPPEMPVYLTNLKGDVQEILVKDLLPGAFSPEDLNE, encoded by the coding sequence ATGAACAAAGAACAATTGATGGATCAAGCGAAACTAGCACGTGAAAAGGCTTACGTTCCCTACTCTAAATTTCAAGTAGGTGCAGCACTTCTAACGTCTGAAGGTAAAGTATATATGGGTGCAAACATTGAGAACGCTGCATACAGCCTCACTTGTTGTGCTGAAAGAACGGCACTATTTAAAGCGTATACAGAAGGCGATAAGAAATTTAGTGCAATCGCTGTAGTGGCAGACACAAAGCGTCCAGTGCCGCCATGTGGAGCATGCCGCCAGGTGATCTCAGAGCTTTGCCCGCCGGAAATGCCAGTATATTTAACAAACTTAAAAGGTGACGTTCAAGAAATCTTAGTAAAAGATTTATTGCCAGGTGCTTTTTCGCCGGAGGATTTAAATGAATAA
- a CDS encoding diacylglycerol kinase family protein codes for MFAFAGIFTTFKTEQNFRIHTFISVIVITTAIALDFSSLKLIILLIVIGLVLALELINTAIENTVDLITPEYHLLAKKAKDAAAGAVLVFSIFAVIIGILLFIEPLMNSINNMKQ; via the coding sequence ATGTTTGCATTTGCAGGCATATTTACAACGTTTAAAACAGAGCAAAATTTTCGGATTCACACCTTTATAAGTGTAATCGTTATCACTACAGCGATTGCACTTGATTTTTCTTCATTAAAATTAATCATTTTATTGATTGTAATCGGTCTGGTTTTAGCACTCGAGTTGATCAACACTGCGATAGAAAACACAGTGGACTTAATCACACCAGAATATCATCTCCTTGCGAAGAAGGCGAAAGATGCTGCTGCAGGAGCAGTTTTGGTTTTTTCAATATTTGCTGTTATAATCGGTATACTGCTCTTTATTGAACCGCTTATGAACAGCATAAACAATATGAAGCAATAA
- the recO gene encoding DNA repair protein RecO — protein MLYKVEGIVIKTVPYGESNTIITLYTKELGKIGVMARGAKKPKSRFTSITQLFTYGIFVFQKGRGLGTLQQGEALSSFRKIREDLVKTAYAAYLAELLDRHTSEDDLRPDLFGWIKQSLEYINHGIDPEVITFLFEMKMMKIAGIVPELTKCVSCHSTEGDFSFSIREGGFLCERCSYKDPYRMNISKGTAKLLNMFYYLDLARLGNVSLKKETKKELRMLFDAYMDEYSGVFLKSKKFLKQLDDLS, from the coding sequence TTGCTTTATAAAGTCGAAGGAATAGTCATTAAAACCGTTCCGTATGGCGAATCCAATACAATTATAACTTTGTATACAAAAGAATTAGGGAAAATCGGCGTAATGGCTAGAGGGGCTAAAAAACCAAAAAGCCGCTTCACATCCATTACGCAGCTTTTTACATACGGAATTTTTGTTTTTCAAAAAGGAAGAGGGCTTGGAACACTGCAGCAGGGTGAGGCGTTGTCTTCTTTTCGCAAAATAAGAGAAGATTTAGTTAAGACCGCTTATGCTGCTTATTTAGCAGAATTGTTAGATAGACATACATCTGAAGATGATCTGAGGCCAGACCTTTTTGGATGGATTAAACAATCGCTGGAATATATCAATCACGGTATTGACCCAGAAGTGATTACCTTTTTATTTGAAATGAAAATGATGAAAATAGCTGGAATTGTACCTGAGTTAACCAAATGTGTATCTTGTCACTCGACAGAAGGGGATTTTTCTTTTTCTATTCGAGAAGGTGGTTTTCTTTGTGAAAGGTGTTCTTATAAAGACCCTTATCGAATGAACATTTCTAAAGGTACAGCTAAACTTTTAAATATGTTTTACTACTTAGATTTAGCTAGACTTGGCAATGTATCTTTAAAAAAAGAAACGAAAAAAGAACTTAGGATGTTATTTGATGCATACATGGATGAATATTCAGGTGTGTTTTTAAAATCGAAGAAATTCCTTAAACAATTAGATGATCTATCTTGA
- the yqfC gene encoding sporulation protein YqfC, which produces MGKLRQQVNKWMMQNLELPADVVMDLPRITMIGQLHIYIENHRGVKAFSNEQLTLKLKQGTLVIKGSEFVIKTILSEEILLEGTISSVDFKNE; this is translated from the coding sequence ATGGGAAAATTGCGGCAGCAAGTAAACAAATGGATGATGCAGAACCTTGAACTACCAGCAGATGTAGTGATGGATTTACCCCGAATCACGATGATTGGACAATTACACATATATATTGAAAACCACAGAGGTGTAAAAGCTTTTTCGAATGAACAGCTTACACTCAAATTAAAACAAGGGACTCTCGTTATTAAAGGAAGTGAATTTGTCATTAAAACCATCTTATCGGAAGAAATCTTACTTGAAGGTACGATATCTTCAGTTGATTTTAAAAATGAATAA
- a CDS encoding PhoH family protein, with product MSETKRLNSLQLENTTEAASLFGPNDAFLKVIEDKLNVSIVTRGEDILVSGELAKAEMVEETLFVLLKLVRKGIKISERDIVYAVQLAEKNMLDELSELYEEDIAVTAKGKPIRVKTLGQRHYVQSMRKRDLVFGIGPAGTGKTYLAVVMAVNALKEGKMKKIVLTRPAVEAGESLGFLPGDLKEKVDPYLRPLYDALHDLLGAEHTERLIERGTIEIAPLAYMRGRTLDESFVILDEAQNTTPEQMKMFITRLGFGSKMVITGDLTQIDLPRGKESGLKVTEKRLESVKGIDFIYLKQLDVVRHPLVQRIIEAYETYED from the coding sequence TTGTCAGAAACGAAAAGACTTAATTCATTACAACTCGAAAATACGACTGAAGCAGCTTCCCTTTTTGGGCCGAACGATGCTTTCTTGAAAGTGATTGAAGACAAGCTCAACGTGAGTATTGTTACCAGAGGAGAAGACATTTTAGTTTCAGGTGAACTCGCTAAAGCAGAAATGGTTGAAGAGACTCTGTTCGTCTTGCTGAAATTGGTGCGTAAAGGAATCAAGATTTCAGAAAGAGACATTGTTTATGCTGTTCAGCTTGCTGAAAAAAATATGCTGGATGAATTAAGTGAGCTTTATGAAGAAGATATTGCGGTTACTGCAAAAGGAAAACCAATTCGTGTAAAAACTCTTGGTCAGCGGCATTACGTTCAATCCATGAGAAAGCGCGACCTTGTATTTGGTATTGGTCCTGCTGGTACTGGTAAGACCTATCTTGCTGTAGTTATGGCAGTTAACGCTTTAAAAGAAGGTAAAATGAAAAAGATTGTACTTACTCGCCCTGCTGTTGAAGCAGGAGAGAGCCTTGGTTTTTTGCCGGGGGATTTAAAAGAAAAAGTGGATCCTTATCTGCGGCCTCTTTACGATGCGCTGCATGACCTTCTAGGGGCTGAACATACTGAAAGGCTGATTGAGCGCGGGACGATTGAAATTGCCCCATTAGCGTACATGAGAGGCCGGACACTTGATGAAAGCTTTGTTATCTTAGACGAAGCGCAAAACACAACACCAGAACAAATGAAAATGTTTATAACGCGTCTTGGCTTTGGCTCTAAGATGGTTATTACAGGTGACTTAACACAGATCGATCTTCCGCGTGGAAAAGAATCTGGGTTGAAAGTAACCGAAAAAAGGCTCGAGAGCGTAAAGGGCATTGATTTTATATACTTAAAACAATTGGATGTTGTACGTCATCCGCTAGTACAACGAATCATCGAAGCATATGAAACATACGAAGACTAA
- the era gene encoding GTPase Era: protein MNKESYKSGFVTIIGRPNVGKSTLLNQVIGQKIAIMSDKPQTTRNKIQAVYTTDEAQVIFIDTPGIHKPKHKLGDFMTRTAQQTLNEVDLILFVINAEEGYGRGDQFIIDRLEHVKNPIFLVVNKIDKVHPDQLLPLIDMYRNKLDVAEVVPISALNGNNVDTLLEQIVSYMEEGPQFYPEDQVTDHPERFITAELIREKVLHLTREEIPHSVAVVIEEMKVREEKNVVFVNATIIVERSSQKGIIIGKQGKMLKEIGKRARTDIETLLGSRVFLELYVKVQADWRNKQKQLVEFGFNEDEY from the coding sequence ATGAATAAAGAAAGTTATAAATCTGGATTTGTTACGATCATTGGAAGACCGAACGTTGGAAAATCCACACTGTTAAATCAAGTGATCGGCCAGAAAATTGCCATTATGAGCGATAAGCCTCAAACAACAAGAAATAAGATTCAAGCTGTTTACACAACAGATGAAGCGCAAGTTATTTTTATTGATACACCAGGTATTCATAAACCTAAGCACAAGCTAGGGGATTTTATGACGAGAACCGCTCAGCAGACGTTAAATGAAGTGGATCTGATCCTCTTTGTGATCAATGCTGAAGAAGGGTATGGCCGTGGAGATCAATTTATTATCGATAGACTTGAGCATGTAAAGAATCCTATTTTCTTAGTTGTTAATAAAATTGATAAAGTCCATCCTGATCAATTGCTTCCGCTGATTGATATGTACAGAAATAAATTAGACGTTGCTGAAGTAGTGCCGATTTCTGCTTTAAACGGCAATAATGTTGATACTCTTTTAGAACAGATCGTTTCCTACATGGAAGAGGGGCCGCAATTTTATCCTGAAGACCAGGTTACTGATCATCCTGAACGGTTCATTACTGCAGAGCTGATTCGGGAAAAAGTTCTTCATCTTACTCGAGAAGAAATCCCGCATTCAGTGGCTGTTGTCATCGAAGAGATGAAAGTGCGTGAAGAAAAGAATGTTGTGTTTGTAAATGCTACGATTATCGTAGAACGTTCTTCTCAAAAAGGAATCATCATCGGTAAACAAGGAAAGATGCTTAAAGAGATCGGAAAAAGAGCAAGAACAGACATCGAAACACTGTTAGGATCCCGCGTCTTTTTAGAATTGTACGTTAAAGTACAAGCCGACTGGAGAAACAAGCAAAAACAGCTAGTAGAATTTGGTTTTAACGAGGATGAGTACTAA